One window of Paludibacter propionicigenes WB4 genomic DNA carries:
- the kdsB gene encoding 3-deoxy-manno-octulosonate cytidylyltransferase, giving the protein MSPTSLKEPASLRFVGIIPARFASTRFPGKPLVDIGGKTMIQRVYEQVSKALENVYVATDDNRIFEAVISFGGKAIMTSDKHKSGTDRCFEAFTKLDEWFDVVVNIQGDEPFIQPEQIIELQNCFADTNTQIATLAKKVTAKDSIEFITNPNNPKLVINKLNEAMYFSRSVIPYRRGAELEDWISLHPYLKHVGIYAYRADVLRELTLLEQSPLEIAESLEQLRWLENGYRIKVGFTDVETVGIDTPEDLEKVKDLLKDS; this is encoded by the coding sequence ATGTCACCAACTTCATTAAAAGAACCTGCTTCATTACGATTTGTAGGAATTATCCCTGCCCGCTTTGCTTCAACCCGTTTTCCGGGGAAACCATTAGTGGACATCGGAGGAAAAACGATGATACAACGCGTGTATGAACAGGTATCAAAAGCATTGGAAAATGTATATGTAGCTACAGACGACAACCGTATTTTCGAAGCTGTGATTAGTTTCGGGGGCAAGGCAATAATGACTTCCGACAAACACAAAAGCGGAACCGACCGGTGTTTTGAAGCATTTACAAAATTGGATGAATGGTTTGATGTGGTGGTCAATATTCAGGGCGATGAACCTTTCATACAACCGGAACAGATCATTGAACTGCAGAACTGCTTTGCTGATACCAATACTCAGATTGCCACGTTGGCTAAAAAAGTAACTGCAAAGGACAGCATAGAATTTATCACTAACCCCAATAACCCAAAACTGGTTATAAATAAACTCAATGAGGCAATGTACTTCAGCCGTTCTGTAATTCCATACAGACGCGGGGCAGAGCTGGAAGACTGGATTTCACTTCACCCCTACCTTAAGCACGTGGGTATTTATGCTTACCGGGCCGATGTGCTTCGGGAACTCACGCTATTGGAACAATCGCCACTTGAAATTGCCGAATCGTTGGAACAGCTCCGATGGCTTGAAAACGGCTATCGCATTAAAGTTGGCTTTACCGACGTAGAAACTGTGGGTATTGACACTCCCGAAGATTTGGAAAAAGTGAAAGATTTACTGAAAGATAGTTAA